gTATCACATGACATCTGGATCCTCAGCAAATGTCGAAACAACATCCTTTACAAAGACCGTATAAAGAGACACAATTTAATGTAAAATGACAAAGAAattcttttttgtaaaatagGATTAAAACtttcactttataaaatataaaaaaacactctcactttataaaatgtaaCGAAAACCTACATTTTATAAAGTGGAAAAAAATTACCttttatgttaaaatttaaacattaaCTGACTAACGTTtaccatttaaatatttttttttatgaaacaaaaaaaaacactaaaggTGTGTTTGGTgcaaaggaaaatattttttgaaaaatatttttaattttctcatgttaGGTTGAGacaaaagttttgaaattttttttaagtcaacTCATTCtcctcaaaatcaagaaaaatgacttcccttgAAAAGTTAaggaaacatttttcaaaactctcttacaacttcaaattacattttttttttaaaaaaacgtcaatttcaaaaaaataaaaattcaatttcatatttttatagttttaccCACCTCCCCCACCCCTCGCCCCGCGACCCGATCAACCCCCCAACCTCctccaaaaaaaatgaaatttgttttAGAGAAATACTTTcgacttcaaatttttattttttcacccctaccctcGACTCTTNNNNNNNNNNNNNNNNNNNNNNNNNNNNNNNNNNNNNNNNNNNNNNNNNNNNNNNaaacccccccccccctaaaaaattaattttatttttaaaaaatgctttcaatttcaaaaaaaattatttataactctagtaaaaatgaaagatattttcTCAGAAACgttttttattcatgaatcaAACAATATTTTGTACTCactaaccaaacatgagaaaataaataaaaatctacttgttttccagaaaaacatttttcttcgtACCAAACATACCCTAAGTCAATTTTAATTACATTCTAAAACTATTgcttatttttagtaattttatctCTTTCCGGCTCAAATAGGTTCCGAAAACTAAGTCAtggataaaaagaaaaaaattaaccaaaataacaaaaaataaaattgacataTTTGTATATACCATACTAATTTAATGTGTCATATAACGACATTCttaaactgtcacgacccaaaacgagccgcgagtggcacccacacttatcctactatgtgagcgaaccaacaaatctaaaccccaacataatgcggaagactcaaaatcttattaataaaaccaataaataaacattctaaaatttatcaactattatccccaaaatctggaagtcatcacatcaagaacatctatcctcaaattactaagtctaagaatatttaagaactaaaataaagaataaaacggtagtccatgtccgagcttcaaggacatcaagacgtgaatgagagaatccagtccgagctaggaacaatagctcaccctgaaatctgacgtgctgaagactggctagagttgcggacgagacgaagtcactggtgcacttgctgcactccacaaaacaacaagaagaacataaaagtaggggtcagtacaagtactgagtaggtatcatcggccaactcagaatagaaagcaatatatatcaagtaataatataaaatcaactacgacactcaacaggtgacaacaacaagtacaaaaccctttgacaacaacaccgagcacatctatgagggctcaagcctccacaccatactcgtttgggaattaggttctttaaattgaNNNNNNNNNNNNNNNNNNNNNNNNNNNNNNNNNNNNNNNNNNNNNNNNNNNNNNNNNNNNNNNNNNNNNNNNNNNNNNNNNNNNNNNNNNNNNNNNNNNNNNNNNNNNNNNNNNNNNNNNNNNNNNNNNNNNNNNNNNNNNNNNNNNNNNNNNNNNNNNNNNNNNNNNNNNNNNNNNNNNNNNNNNNNNNNNNNNNNNNNNNNNNNNNNNNNNNNNNNNNNNNNNNNNNNNNNNNNNNNNNNNNNNNNNNNNNNNNNNNNNNNNNNNNNNNNNNNNNNNNNNNNNNNNNNNNNNNNNNNNNNNNNNNNNNNNNNNNNNNNNNNNNNNNNNNNNNNNNNNNNNNNNNNNNNNNNNNNNNNNNNNNNACAATTTANNNNNNNNNNNNNNNNNNNNNNNNNNNNNNNNNNNNNNNNNNNNNNNNNNNNNNNNNNNNNNNNNNNNNNNNNNNNNNNNNNNNNNNNNNNNNNNNNNNNNNNNNNNNNNNNNNNNNNNNNNNNNNNNNNNNNNNNNNNNNNNNNNNNNNNNNNNNNNNNNNNNNNNNNNNNNNNNNNNNNNNNNNNNNNNNNNNNNNNNNNNNNNNNNNNNNNNNNNNNNNNNNNNNNNNNNNNNNNNNNNNNNNNNNNNNNNNNNNNNNNNNNNNNNNNNNNNNNNNNNNNNNNNNNNNNNNNNNNNNNNNNNNNNNNNNNNNNNNNNNNNNNNNNNNNNNNNNNNNNNNNNNNNNNNNNNNNNNNNNNNNNNNNNNNNNNNNNNNNNNNNNNNNNNtaaaaactttagcagaaaNNNNNNNNNNNNNNNNNNNNNNNNNNNNNNNNNNNNNNNNNNNNNNNNNNNNNNNNNNNNNNNNNNNNNNNNNNNNNNNNNNNNNNNNNNNNNNNNNNNNNGGTCcgtactgcagttccgtcgtgaagttcagagagttgatcccagtacccagattttcagagtttaagtgttttggaacgatgacccccgacggtccgtcgtgaccatgacggtccgtcgaccgttccgtcgactcagccagttttctatcaaaataatcttgctgctcgaatcgactaaacaggtcgttacataaacAGGCTAGGTGACTAGGTCTTAGTGACGATTATGAtcaatatttagtttttttagtaGGTAAGGTTTATGAAACTATAATGTTTTTTTGGTTGGTTAGGACGGGAGTCATTTCATCGTCCATCCTATTTTatacggaaaagggtctaaaataccctcacagtattgaaaatggtacaaaattaccctccatccacctattggctccaaaatacccttcccacccacctattgggtctaaactacccttctcatccaccttttggttcaaaattgaccacttatttaacggttttatatttaaactatttaaatattttttaaatacttggcgctcaactatttgttataatttaacttattagtataatttataaatcaatccacaacccatccattactaattaaattctccaaattaataaatcactcacattattaatgcaacaatagaaaagctactgccaattgagtgttttaaaaaatttgagacgaaaatatctatagaagtaaattatcatacattcaagtatCTAAGtaaaaattatcgataaacttaaaagtctgactatgttcatcttaattattcttacgtctcaattatgcgatgttacttcataggtaacttttttttaaaataatatattaaaagttttaaaacaaatcataaatatttataaaattatattttaaaaaagtgcatgaattaattcgggatgtattacttctttacctttaatcataaatttctaattcaatcttgtaagtgaatcaaattgaaagtgtcctcctaaataagcggctcaacataaatttaattggggcttctattcggactcgaataattttggatgtcattttcattaatctataatttcatcgtgttttagtagtgtttatgacgattttgatattatagttggattattaattgggtggagtttagttagtaatgggtgggtagtgagttggtttataaataatacaaataaattaaattataaccaataattgaacatcaagtattttaaaaatatttaaatagtttaaatttaaaatcattaaataagtggtcaattttgaactcagaggtggatgacaagggtattttggtgccaataggtggatgaaaagggcattttggagccaataggtggatgaagggtaattttgtaccattttcaatacttcaagggtattttagacccttttccgtatTTTATATAGACTATTTAACACGATAATTATTAGTTAATcttttaaacaatttaactATGAACATGTCAAATTAATACCTGAATATCCAAATGAACTTgtcaaataattattatttaattatttcactatgtgaagatttttatttttttttcgaaTATGTGATTTTTACTATTAGTTTAGGATATCACATAAGTTAGTGAAAAAAATGAATGGTAAAAATTaagataatatttaataaatagataagaaaaatttatactaatatttacttaaattatataacataattacataTGCATAAATCAATAAATTCAACATGGTGGAGGGCCGGAGGCAGTAGACTAACTTTCATCTACCAAAAACTATGAAAGAGctcttaaatttataatatgtaatatttataatgttcatgtgatacatatatatttttaaaatataatattaaataatgtgtGATGGTAAAAGGTCTTTTTCAAAGTTTGATATTATCATAATAATTTTGGtcaaagtttaaaatatatttcaatttcttttcccaatataaaatagtatttctttttatatttaaataaattttctaatttttaagcACTAATTAGCATATCTGCTAGAAGATCATCACGTCGATTGCATCATTAAATCACAAGTTTCTAGGTTTCGAATTCACTAGATCAATAATCGGAATGTACTATGGAAAAAAAcgcataaatataaatataataatgtgtgttataaatccattataTAGTATATGTGGATTATCTATTAGATTTATCTACtattaattggattcatgtataGGTGCTTCCAAGGTGATAAGAACTTCCAAGATAATtatgtatctattaattagacgacttttggagtgatatctcaacattataaatagagaatcactcaccatttggaagatacacttgaataagaaaagttttctcctctatcttatacttcttgtcttcttcttattattataatattctgAACTTTCTTTATaatacgttatcagcacgaagtTGCTACTTGCAaaagtattatataaatatttttatttaattcacatattctctcataatttcattatgAATTTATCCAAACTTGAGTTTGTGGCACTAAATATTTCTGGAAAGAATTATCTTTCATGGGTACTCGATGCTGAGATTCACTTAGCTGCTAAAGGTCTTCATGCCACCATAAGAAATGAAGCATCAAGCCAAGATAAGGCGAAGGCTATGGTTTTTCTTCGTCATCATCTTGATGAGGACCTGAAGATTGAATATCTGACAGTAAAAGATCCACTTGAATTTTGGACTGATTTAAAGGGGAGATATGACCACCTAAAGGCAACAATGTTGCCAAGAGCTCGTTATGAGTGGATGCATTTACGGTTTCAAGATTTTAAGAACGTAACTGAATACAACTCTGTTGTATTCAAGATAACCTCCCAATTGAAACTATGTGGGGAGATTATAAAAAATGAGGACATGTTGAAAAAAACACTTACTACTTTGCATGCCTCAAATGTGATATTGCAGCAGCAATATCGTGAAAAGGGTTTTCAGATATACTCTTAATTGGTCTCATGTCTCCTGGTGGCTGAGCAacataatgtttttttaatgaaaaatcatgaaactcgTCCCACTGGAACTGCTCTACTACCGGAAGCAAATGTGGTGGAAGCACGTGATCAATCTGAAGTAAAAAGAGATGATCATCGGGGCTATAATAATACATGGGGACATGACAAAGAAAAGAGGCGATACACCAATCGTCGAGGTGGTGGTCATAATAAAGGGAGAACAACACGAGTTCTCAAAATAACCCCTCAAAAAGTAATTGTCATCGTTGTAACGTGAAAGACCATTAGAAGAATGAATGTCGCACACATGAGCATTTTGTTAAGCTCTACCAAAAttcctttaaaaaaagaaaataaaagtggtGCTTCCTCTTCCAATGCTCGAGCTGAGTCACATATGACTCTTAAAGATGATGATAAGCCGGAAACATCTCAGAAAATATGATAAGGATATTTAAGCAAATTTGGCTTTAAAGGATGATGTTTTTTATGGCCTTGGTGACATTACTCATATGGAAGTTGATGACTTTTTTGGAGATCGAAACTGATGTTTGATCTTTTGGATGGGGAATGAAGTctgttaatattttacttatgtgctttttagttattatgtTCTTCGTGttgaagtatttaaattttcgttgttagttttttttcgtacttttttaatttatttttattttaatgaaattaataGAAATCTCCAGTTGTCAGTTGGATTCAAGATGAGTATGGAGATGTATGCCTTCTTGATAGTGCTACAacgtataaaatattaaaagaaaagaaatacttttCTAATTTGGTTATGAAAATGGCATATGTCAACGCAATATCAGatagtacaaaattaattgagggcTCTGAAAGAGCAACCGTATAACTACCTGGAGGGACGATATTGGACATTGATAATGCATtatattgtagtaagtctcaaagaaaCTAATTAAGTTTCAAAGTTATTCGCCAAAATGGCTATCATGTTGAGACGGCTAATGAAGGAAATGTTGAATacctttatattactacaattaatgtagaaaagaaaatttgtgCATGAAAAATTACCTGCATTTTCTTCTGGGTTGTACTATACAAGTATAAGTACAGTTGAATCACATGCCGTAGTAAACAAAaggtttactaattttaatgattttatcatttggcatGACCGGTTGGGCCATTCCGAATTTAACATGATGCGCAAAATcattgagaattcacatgggAACACCTTAAAGAGCCCAATATCCTTCAATCAAAGGATTTCTCTTGTGATGCTTGTTCTCAAGGAAAGTTGATCATTGAACCATCAACAGTTAAGGTTGGAATTGAATCCCCTGCGTTTTTGGAACGTATACAGGGTGATATATGTGGACCAATTCAACCTACATGTGGaccctttaaatattatatcGACTTGATAGATGCTTCTACAAGATGATCACATGTGTGTTTATTATCAACTCGCAACATGGCTTTTGCGAGATTTTTggctcaaataataagattgaaaGCACAATTTTCAGACTATACAATAAAGACAATCCGTCTAGATAATGCTGGTGAGTTTAcgcatttaatgattattgtataTCTACTGGTATAACAATTGAAAATCCAGTTGTGCATGTTCATACTTAGAACGGTCTAGCAGAATCATTGATTAAACGTCTGCAATTGATAGCTAGTCCATTGCTAATAAGAACAAAGTTGTCTGTGTCTATGTGGGGGAATGCTATTTTGCATGAAGCAGCACTTGTGCGCATAAGGCTGACGAATTATCATGAATTCTCCCCCATTACAATTGACTTTTGGTCAAGAGCTAAACATTACCCATCTTAGAATTTTGGATGTGCGGTGTATGTCCtaattgctccaccacaacgcacaaagatggggccccaaagaaggttggagatatatgttgggtatgaatctccttcaatcataaaatatttggagcctatgactggagatttatttaagaaaagatttcctgattgtcattttgatgaatcagtatACCCAACATTAGGAAGAGAACATAAGCAGTTGGAAAAAGAGATATATTGGAATTTATCATCTCTATCTCATCTGGATCCTCGAACAAATCAATGTGAGCAAGAAGTTcgaagaataatttatttacagAATATTACGAATCAGCTACCAGATGCTTTTACTAATCTTTCAAGGATTACAAAATCGCATATTTCAGCTGCTAATGTTCCAGTTCGAGTTGATGTCTCGGCGGACAAATTGTTAAGGCAAATCAGTGTAGATCACATTTGAAACGTGGTAGACCAATTGGTTTCAAAGATAAAAATCCTCGAAAGAGAAAAGTAATAAATGATCAAGATGATCATGGGTTGAAAGAAATTTATCAAGATGAGACCCAAGTCATAACACATGATGAAATATCCGAGGAGGTTCAAACTTCTGAAAACAATGAAATTTCAATGAATTATGTCTCGACGAGAAAGTTGTGAAACCGaaataatgttgtgattgacAATATATTTGCCTATAATGTTGCTATTGACATAATGcaacaagatgaagattttgaaCCAAAATCTGTTCACGAATGTAGACagagaaatgattggccaaaatggaaggaTGCAATTCAAGCAGAATTGACTTCACTAGAAAAATGTGAAGATTTTGGACCAATAATTTGAACACCTGAAGGTATCAAgccagtggggtacaaatggatttttgtacgaaaaaaaaatgaaataggtgaAGTCTTGAGATATAAAGCCCGACTTGTTGCTCAAGATTTTTCTCAAAGACCTGACATTGATTATATGGAGACATATTCTTTTGTGGTAGATGCAATCACCTTCAGATATCTCATAAATCTGGTagttcatgaaaaacttgaaatgcGTCTAATGAACGTTGTCACAGCCTATCTATATGGCTCATTGGACCATGACATTTTCATGAAAGTTTCTGAAGCATTTAAAGTACCTGAAGCATACAAAGATTCAAGAGAAACTTGTTCAATAAAGCGTCAGAAATCTCTGTATGGATTGAAACAATTAGGAAGGTTGTGGTACAATCGTCTGAgtcaatatttattaaagaaaGGGTACAAAAATAACTCgatttttctcaatattttcattaaacgATCAGAGTCTGAATTTGTCATAATagttgtgtatgttgatgatttaaaCATCATTGGCACTCGTAAAGAGCTTTTAGAAGCTGTTGAGTGTTTGAAAAgacaatttgaaataaaagatctcggcaagacaaaattttgtcttggccTACAGATTGAGAATTTGTCAAATGGTATACTTGTTCATCAATCAACATACACAAAAAAGATACGAAAGCATTTTTACATGGATGACTCACATCCATTGAGTACTCCAATGTTGGTAAGATCGCTTGACATCAATACAGATCCATTTCGACCTCAAGAGAAGGATGAAAaacttcttggtgatgaaactccttACCCTAGTGCAGTCGGGGCACTAATGTACCTTGCTAACAATATTCGACCAGATATCTGTTTTCCAGTAAGTCTACTAGCAAGATTCAGTTCCTCCCCAACAAgaagacattgaaatggtgttaaACACGTACTTCGATATCTTCGGGGGACCATGGACATGGATTTATTCTATTCCTATGAATCCAAGTCAAAatgattggttacgcagatgcagggtatttttatctgatccgcataaagctcaATCACAAACAGACTATTTGTTTAC
The window above is part of the Solanum pennellii chromosome 5, SPENNV200 genome. Proteins encoded here:
- the LOC107019332 gene encoding uncharacterized protein LOC107019332, whose amino-acid sequence is MNLSKLEFVALNISGKNYLSWVLDAEIHLAAKGLHATIRNEASSQDKAKAMVFLRHHLDEDLKIEYLTVKDPLEFWTDLKGRYDHLKATMLPRARYEWMHLRFQDFKNVTEYNSVVFKITSQLKLCGEIIKNEDMLKKTLTTLHASNVILQQQYREKGFQIYS